The Actinomadura sp. WMMB 499 genome includes a window with the following:
- a CDS encoding ABC transporter permease — protein MSVHPTIRKGPGTGVRPGRGARGGPRGDSRAAETARRVWGDATGRFAIVLLALLVFVAVFAPLLAPADPAAQNLQEASRAPSWAHPLGTDPLGRDVLSRLMYGLRLSLLVGVLTATASAVFGLLLGLVAGYYENTVGMVLMRLADVQFAIPFVAVGVALAAVVGPGITKMMIILAVWGWVNYARTIADSVARVRRTEFVTAARTMGTRTPAIMLRHIAPSVLGPVIILWSTSAGVLVLVESALSLLSLGAQPPQFSLGSMLADSRDTLQLAWWATVAPGLAIMAIVVAFNLLGDALRDAFNPSVRTKHDPELW, from the coding sequence ATGAGCGTGCACCCGACCATCCGCAAGGGACCCGGCACCGGGGTCCGGCCCGGACGCGGCGCGCGCGGCGGCCCGCGGGGCGATTCGCGGGCCGCCGAGACGGCGCGGCGCGTCTGGGGGGACGCCACCGGGCGCTTCGCGATCGTCCTGCTCGCCCTGCTGGTCTTCGTGGCGGTGTTCGCGCCGCTGCTGGCACCGGCCGACCCGGCCGCCCAGAACCTGCAGGAGGCGAGCCGCGCCCCGTCCTGGGCGCACCCGCTCGGCACGGACCCGCTGGGCCGCGACGTCCTCAGCCGGCTGATGTACGGGCTGCGGCTCAGCCTGCTCGTCGGGGTGCTCACCGCCACGGCCTCCGCCGTGTTCGGGCTGCTGCTCGGCCTCGTCGCGGGCTACTACGAGAACACGGTCGGGATGGTGCTGATGCGCCTCGCCGACGTCCAGTTCGCGATCCCCTTCGTCGCGGTCGGCGTCGCGCTGGCGGCCGTCGTCGGCCCGGGCATCACCAAGATGATGATCATTCTGGCCGTCTGGGGCTGGGTGAACTACGCCCGGACGATCGCCGACTCGGTCGCGCGGGTCAGGAGGACGGAGTTCGTCACCGCCGCCCGCACCATGGGCACCCGCACCCCGGCGATCATGCTGCGGCACATCGCGCCGAGCGTCCTCGGCCCGGTGATCATCCTGTGGTCGACGAGCGCGGGCGTCCTCGTCCTGGTGGAGAGCGCGCTCAGCCTGCTGTCCCTCGGCGCGCAGCCGCCGCAGTTCTCGCTGGGCAGCATGCTGGCCGACTCCCGCGACACGCTCCAGCTCGCCTGGTGGGCGACGGTGGCCCCGGGCCTGGCGATCATGGCGATCGTGGTCGCGTTCAACCTGCTCGGCGACGCGCTGCGGGACGCCTTCAACCCGTCCGTCCGGACGAAGCACGATCCCGAACTCTGGTGA
- a CDS encoding LLM class flavin-dependent oxidoreductase: MGSAASTAPEFHLFLPQLRMTADAIVERALAAEAAGFEGIAFMDHLAPPMAGEHDMLEAMTIAGWVLARTTTLTVGHLVLCDGFRHPAVLARQAATLDSASGGRFELGIGWGSTPDELETFGVGPRAARDRVARLAESLEIMRALWAGETVDHRGEHFTLTGARQRPVPARRIPITIGGTGPRTLELVRAHADWWNVPVNRLDRRAELRDRAGGARVSVQTMVAPVPDERDRAEVTATARRRFGAAMGDGLVIGTAPELAAHFSGLHADGVDRFYVWFADFAPAETLRRFAAVLAEVKLNI; this comes from the coding sequence ATGGGTAGCGCAGCGAGCACGGCTCCGGAGTTCCACCTCTTCCTCCCGCAACTGAGGATGACGGCGGACGCGATCGTCGAGCGCGCCCTGGCCGCGGAGGCCGCGGGTTTCGAGGGCATCGCCTTCATGGACCATCTCGCCCCGCCGATGGCCGGCGAGCACGACATGCTGGAGGCGATGACGATCGCGGGCTGGGTGCTCGCGCGCACGACGACGCTGACCGTCGGGCACCTGGTGCTGTGCGACGGGTTCCGCCACCCGGCCGTCCTCGCCCGCCAGGCCGCCACGCTCGACAGCGCCTCCGGCGGCCGGTTCGAGCTGGGCATCGGCTGGGGCTCGACCCCAGATGAACTGGAGACCTTCGGCGTCGGCCCCCGCGCGGCCCGCGACCGGGTCGCGCGGCTCGCCGAGTCGCTGGAGATCATGCGGGCGCTGTGGGCGGGCGAGACGGTCGACCACCGGGGCGAGCACTTCACCCTCACCGGCGCCCGCCAGCGGCCGGTGCCCGCGCGCCGGATCCCGATCACGATCGGCGGCACCGGGCCGCGGACCCTCGAACTCGTCCGCGCCCACGCCGACTGGTGGAACGTCCCGGTCAATCGGCTCGACCGGCGGGCGGAACTGCGCGACCGGGCCGGCGGGGCGCGCGTCTCCGTCCAGACGATGGTCGCGCCGGTGCCGGACGAGCGCGACCGCGCGGAGGTCACGGCCACCGCGCGGCGCCGCTTCGGGGCGGCGATGGGCGACGGGCTGGTCATCGGCACCGCGCCGGAGCTCGCGGCCCACTTCTCCGGGCTGCACGCCGACGGCGTCGACCGGTTCTACGTGTGGTTCGCCGACTTCGCGCCCGCCGAGACCCTGCGCCGGTTCGCCGCCGTCCTCGCCGAGGTGAAGTTAAATATCTAG
- a CDS encoding acyl-CoA dehydrogenase family protein has translation MELELSPDQKLFQKSARGLLDREHSLDRVRALEDGDPRWSREWWRKGAELGWAASIVPEDLGGGSVSGAGVRDLALLAEELGAGLAPGPLLPVNVVLAGLVEAHGAGPDHTGEIEALVAGESVASWAVYEPGREWAPAAPGLTATPAPGGFVLDGVKDRVEDAGAADLLLVTAGTGEGVAQFLVPASAAGVSVAPQWSLDLTRSFGEVRFAGVEVTGDALVGAPGDERIIERQLQIAVVVQCAELCAVLDRAFAMTTQWAFDRYSFGRPLASYQALKHRFADMRTWLEACHGVTQGAAAAVQDRAPDAAELVSAAKSYVGDRAPVVLQDCVQLHGGIGVTWEHDLHLLLRRAVLDQALYGTPRDHRLRLADLASL, from the coding sequence ATGGAGCTGGAGCTCTCGCCGGATCAGAAGCTGTTCCAGAAGTCGGCGAGGGGCCTGCTCGACAGGGAGCACTCGCTCGACCGCGTCCGCGCCCTGGAGGACGGCGACCCGCGCTGGAGCCGGGAGTGGTGGCGCAAGGGCGCGGAGCTCGGCTGGGCCGCGAGCATCGTCCCCGAGGACCTCGGCGGCGGCAGCGTATCCGGGGCGGGCGTGCGCGACCTGGCCCTGCTGGCGGAGGAGCTGGGCGCCGGGCTCGCCCCGGGGCCGCTGCTGCCGGTCAACGTCGTGCTCGCCGGGCTGGTCGAGGCGCACGGCGCCGGCCCCGACCACACGGGCGAGATCGAGGCGCTGGTGGCGGGCGAGTCCGTGGCGAGCTGGGCGGTGTACGAGCCGGGGCGGGAGTGGGCGCCCGCGGCCCCCGGGCTGACCGCGACACCGGCGCCGGGCGGGTTCGTGCTCGACGGCGTCAAGGACCGGGTCGAGGACGCCGGAGCGGCCGACCTGTTGCTCGTCACCGCCGGGACCGGCGAGGGCGTCGCGCAGTTCCTGGTGCCGGCGTCGGCGGCGGGCGTGTCGGTCGCCCCGCAGTGGTCGCTGGACCTGACGCGGTCGTTCGGCGAGGTCCGCTTCGCGGGCGTCGAGGTCACCGGGGACGCGCTGGTGGGCGCGCCCGGCGACGAGCGGATCATCGAGCGGCAGCTCCAGATCGCCGTCGTCGTGCAGTGCGCCGAACTGTGCGCCGTCCTGGACCGCGCGTTCGCGATGACGACGCAGTGGGCGTTCGACCGGTACTCCTTCGGCCGTCCGCTCGCGTCCTACCAGGCGCTCAAGCACCGGTTCGCCGACATGCGCACCTGGCTGGAGGCCTGCCACGGCGTCACCCAGGGCGCGGCGGCCGCCGTGCAGGACCGGGCCCCGGACGCCGCCGAGCTCGTCAGCGCGGCCAAGTCGTACGTGGGGGACCGCGCCCCGGTCGTCCTGCAGGACTGCGTGCAGCTCCACGGCGGCATCGGCGTGACCTGGGAGCACGACCTGCACCTGCTGCTGCGCCGGGCCGTGCTCGACCAGGCGCTGTACGGGACGCCGCGGGACCACCGGCTCCGGCTGGCCGACCTCGCTTCCCTCTGA
- a CDS encoding acyl-CoA dehydrogenase family protein, translating into MTESTIESVESFRLRARAWLAESMPRRADEDPPPMTDDDTADWERARELQRMLHAGGFAGICFPREYGGLGLTRAHQQAFTEESDGYEMPLVLNVPTFAICAATLLDEGSEEQKRERIGAAVRGEEVLCQFLSEPRGGSDLAGVTTRAERDGDGWVLNGAKTWSTSAYAADWGLCLARTDWDVPKHRGLTMFLVHTRAPGVTMNRIRMVNGVREFCEEFFDDVRLPASAVVGEVNGGWAVASRQMFHERNAVGGGSPYVSGRGHPRTVPKVTPLEVLRASGGSADPRIREMAGEYLAARAVEQATTDRVSRAIGTGVLPPAAASLLRLLHAEGAQLSDDLALAIAGANAATGTGAEPGAGGRAAIGYLMRQSASLGGGSTEMARNVISERMLGMPREPAPDHDVPFKQVRRGR; encoded by the coding sequence ATGACCGAGAGCACGATCGAGAGCGTCGAGTCGTTCCGGCTGCGGGCACGGGCGTGGCTGGCGGAGAGCATGCCGCGCCGGGCGGACGAGGACCCGCCGCCGATGACCGACGACGACACCGCCGACTGGGAGCGGGCGCGCGAGCTGCAGCGCATGCTGCACGCGGGCGGCTTCGCCGGGATCTGCTTTCCGCGCGAGTACGGCGGGCTCGGGCTGACGCGCGCCCACCAGCAGGCGTTCACCGAGGAGAGCGACGGCTACGAGATGCCGCTGGTGCTCAACGTCCCGACGTTCGCGATCTGCGCCGCGACCCTGCTCGACGAGGGCAGCGAGGAGCAGAAGCGGGAGCGGATCGGGGCGGCGGTCCGGGGCGAGGAGGTGCTGTGCCAGTTCCTGTCCGAACCCCGCGGCGGGTCCGACCTGGCCGGGGTGACGACCCGGGCCGAGCGTGACGGGGACGGCTGGGTCCTCAACGGCGCGAAGACCTGGAGCACGTCGGCGTACGCGGCGGACTGGGGCCTGTGCCTGGCCCGCACCGACTGGGACGTGCCCAAGCACCGGGGGCTGACGATGTTCCTGGTCCACACCCGCGCGCCCGGCGTGACGATGAACCGGATCCGGATGGTCAACGGGGTCCGGGAGTTCTGCGAGGAGTTCTTCGACGACGTGCGGCTGCCGGCGTCGGCGGTCGTCGGCGAGGTGAACGGCGGCTGGGCGGTGGCGTCCCGGCAGATGTTCCACGAACGCAACGCCGTGGGCGGCGGGTCCCCCTACGTCAGCGGCCGGGGGCACCCCCGCACCGTGCCGAAGGTGACGCCGCTGGAGGTCCTGCGCGCGTCCGGCGGGTCGGCCGATCCGCGGATCCGCGAGATGGCGGGGGAGTACCTGGCCGCGCGGGCGGTGGAGCAGGCGACCACCGACCGGGTGTCGCGCGCGATCGGCACGGGCGTGCTGCCGCCGGCGGCGGCGTCCCTGCTGCGGCTCCTGCACGCCGAGGGCGCCCAGCTCAGCGACGACCTCGCGCTGGCGATCGCGGGCGCGAACGCCGCGACCGGCACCGGCGCCGAGCCGGGCGCGGGCGGCCGGGCCGCGATCGGCTACCTCATGCGGCAGAGCGCCAGCCTCGGCGGCGGCAGCACCGAGATGGCCCGCAACGTCATCAGCGAGCGGATGCTGGGCATGCCCCGCGAACCCGCACCCGACCACGACGTCCCCTTCAAGCAGGTCAGGCGCGGCCGCTGA
- a CDS encoding CaiB/BaiF CoA-transferase family protein — protein MIEPMEGVRVLEVAQFTYVPSAGAVLADWGADVIKVEHAERGDAQRGIVKVFSQNVGSEGSTFSPMMDGPNRGKRSIGLALEKPGAERVLHELIRSSDVFLTNFLPGARTRLGIDLDDVRAVNPDIIYAVGTGFAHSGPEADKGGYDSTAYWARGASGDSATPPGAGHLTQQPVGAYGDNIGGMTIAGGIAAALFARSRTGVAPTVDISLLGVGAWATQMNVNLALLAGGPLPKRSPLESRASNPLTGLYETSDGRWLSLSMLQPGRYWPEFAARIGRPELAADERFDGAEKLMANAAEAAQIIAAAIAGRTKDEWVEAFAGMEGQWAVAQNTYELGNDPSLRAIGQIAEVVDAEGVPRELVASPVQFDREAPRLSRGPLFAEHTDEICAELGIGADELIDLKIAGAVT, from the coding sequence GTGATCGAACCGATGGAGGGCGTCCGCGTCCTCGAGGTCGCCCAGTTCACGTACGTGCCGTCCGCCGGCGCCGTCCTCGCGGACTGGGGCGCCGACGTGATCAAGGTCGAGCACGCGGAGCGGGGCGACGCGCAGCGCGGGATCGTCAAGGTGTTCAGCCAGAACGTCGGGTCGGAGGGCTCGACGTTCTCCCCGATGATGGACGGCCCGAACCGCGGCAAGCGCAGCATCGGGCTGGCGCTGGAGAAGCCGGGGGCGGAGCGGGTCCTGCACGAGCTGATCCGCTCGAGCGACGTGTTCCTCACCAACTTCCTGCCGGGCGCCAGGACGAGGCTGGGCATCGACCTCGACGACGTCCGGGCCGTCAACCCGGACATCATCTACGCCGTCGGCACCGGCTTCGCGCACAGCGGCCCGGAGGCGGACAAGGGCGGGTACGACAGCACCGCCTACTGGGCGCGTGGCGCCAGCGGCGACTCCGCCACCCCGCCCGGTGCGGGCCACCTGACCCAGCAGCCGGTCGGCGCCTACGGCGACAACATCGGTGGCATGACGATCGCGGGCGGGATCGCGGCGGCGCTGTTCGCCCGCTCGCGGACCGGGGTCGCCCCGACGGTGGACATCTCGCTGCTCGGCGTGGGCGCGTGGGCCACCCAGATGAACGTGAACCTGGCGCTGCTGGCGGGCGGGCCGCTGCCGAAGCGGTCCCCGCTGGAGTCGCGGGCGAGCAACCCGCTGACCGGCCTGTACGAGACGTCCGACGGCCGGTGGCTGTCGCTGTCGATGCTGCAGCCGGGCCGGTACTGGCCGGAGTTCGCCGCGCGGATCGGCCGTCCCGAGCTGGCCGCCGACGAGCGGTTCGACGGCGCGGAGAAACTGATGGCCAACGCCGCCGAGGCGGCGCAGATCATCGCCGCGGCCATCGCGGGCCGGACCAAGGACGAGTGGGTCGAGGCGTTCGCGGGCATGGAGGGCCAGTGGGCGGTGGCCCAGAACACCTACGAGCTGGGCAACGACCCGTCGCTGCGGGCGATCGGCCAGATCGCCGAGGTGGTCGACGCCGAGGGCGTGCCGCGCGAGCTCGTGGCCAGTCCCGTCCAGTTCGACCGGGAGGCGCCGCGGCTGAGCCGCGGGCCGCTGTTCGCCGAGCACACCGACGAGATCTGCGCCGAACTCGGCATCGGTGCCGACGAACTCATCGACCTCAAGATCGCGGGAGCGGTGACATGA
- a CDS encoding NAD(P)-dependent oxidoreductase → MSEDATTPGGSLRAGFVGLGSQGAPMARRIVDAGVPTTLWARRPATLEPFAGTAAVTAASAAEVGAASDLACVCVVDDAGVREVVAGPDGLLAGMRPGTVIAVHSTVHPDTCGDLAGQAAGRGVALLDAPVSGGGPAAAEGRLLVMVGGDAETAERARPVLETFGDPVVHLGPVGAGQRAKLLNNLLFTAHLGVAESAYALARRMDVDPERLATVLAKGSGNSFGASVVGRPDFTLRAMGELAGALLHKDVGLVADLAEPAAGAGAEPSAVLAAADAALRSMGRPR, encoded by the coding sequence ATGAGCGAGGACGCGACAACCCCGGGCGGATCCCTGCGGGCCGGTTTCGTCGGGCTCGGAAGCCAGGGCGCGCCGATGGCCCGCCGGATCGTCGACGCGGGCGTCCCCACCACGCTGTGGGCGCGGCGCCCCGCCACCCTGGAACCCTTCGCCGGCACCGCGGCGGTCACGGCCGCCTCGGCCGCCGAGGTGGGCGCCGCCAGCGACCTCGCGTGCGTCTGCGTGGTGGACGACGCCGGGGTCCGGGAGGTCGTCGCCGGACCGGACGGGCTGCTCGCGGGCATGCGCCCCGGGACCGTCATCGCGGTGCACAGCACCGTGCACCCGGACACCTGCGGCGACCTCGCCGGGCAGGCGGCCGGGCGGGGCGTCGCGCTGCTGGACGCCCCGGTGAGCGGGGGCGGCCCGGCGGCCGCGGAGGGCCGCCTGCTCGTCATGGTCGGCGGCGACGCGGAGACCGCCGAACGGGCCCGGCCCGTCCTGGAGACCTTCGGCGACCCGGTGGTGCACCTGGGGCCGGTCGGCGCCGGCCAGCGCGCGAAGCTCCTCAACAACCTGCTGTTCACGGCCCACCTCGGTGTCGCGGAGAGCGCCTACGCGCTGGCCCGGCGGATGGACGTCGACCCCGAGCGGCTCGCGACCGTCCTCGCCAAGGGCTCCGGCAACAGCTTCGGGGCGAGCGTCGTGGGGCGGCCGGACTTCACGCTGCGCGCGATGGGCGAGCTCGCCGGCGCGCTGCTGCACAAGGACGTCGGCCTCGTCGCCGACCTGGCCGAACCCGCCGCCGGGGCCGGCGCCGAGCCGTCCGCCGTCCTCGCCGCCGCCGACGCCGCACTGAGATCGATGGGACGTCCCCGCTGA
- a CDS encoding cytochrome P450, translated as MSKEETHHEPTHHEPTHHGPTHHGPTGPQETDAEEHGAAGRDRHVISLDRHSPRYRLEFEELATEFHAKCPVAWNDTHGGYWFASGGQELFDLARRADLLSNDNDIAGTRRGYQGISIPPPGGERRFRGGFLEMDPPEQREYRQALNPYLSPAAIARWKPVIEELTRACLDERIESGRIDFVDDLANVVPAVITMALLGMPLEDWAVYCEPVHAGVYTPVDSPDYPRVRDLQWRMGMHMMETVTDIKAQPRPGLVNELLTVEIGGERPDDMEVLGVLMLLIGGGFDTTTALTAHALEWLSHNPGERERLSRERDALLHSATEEFLRFFTPAQGDGRTVSQDCTVNGTEFKEGDRLWLSWAMANRDGNVFEEPHTVRLDRTGNRHNSFGLGIHRCIGSNLARVVFKIMLTAVLDRMPDFACVAGGAVHYDSTGVINGMKHLPATFTPGERRGAGLDETIARMQRVCDEQRLAEPVTARRSRADLDG; from the coding sequence ATGAGCAAGGAAGAGACCCACCACGAACCGACCCACCACGAGCCGACCCACCACGGGCCGACCCACCACGGGCCGACAGGCCCGCAGGAGACGGACGCGGAAGAGCACGGTGCCGCCGGCCGCGACAGGCACGTCATCAGCCTGGACCGGCATTCGCCGCGCTACCGCCTCGAGTTCGAGGAACTCGCGACCGAGTTCCACGCGAAGTGCCCGGTCGCCTGGAACGACACCCACGGCGGCTACTGGTTCGCCAGCGGCGGCCAGGAGCTGTTCGACCTCGCACGCCGGGCCGACCTGCTGTCCAACGACAACGACATCGCCGGGACCAGGCGCGGCTACCAGGGCATCAGCATCCCGCCGCCGGGCGGCGAGCGCCGCTTCCGCGGCGGGTTCCTGGAGATGGACCCGCCGGAGCAGCGCGAGTACCGGCAGGCGCTCAACCCCTACCTGTCGCCCGCCGCGATCGCGCGCTGGAAGCCGGTGATCGAGGAGCTGACCCGGGCCTGCCTGGACGAGCGGATCGAGTCCGGGCGCATCGACTTCGTCGACGACCTCGCCAACGTCGTGCCCGCGGTCATCACCATGGCGCTGCTCGGCATGCCGCTGGAGGACTGGGCGGTGTACTGCGAGCCCGTCCACGCCGGGGTCTACACACCGGTGGACTCGCCCGACTATCCGCGGGTGCGGGACCTCCAGTGGCGCATGGGCATGCACATGATGGAGACCGTCACCGACATCAAAGCGCAGCCCCGTCCCGGTCTGGTGAACGAGCTGCTCACCGTCGAGATCGGCGGTGAGCGGCCGGACGACATGGAGGTCCTGGGCGTCCTGATGCTGCTCATCGGGGGCGGGTTCGACACCACGACGGCGCTGACGGCGCACGCGCTGGAATGGCTGTCGCACAACCCCGGCGAGCGGGAGCGGCTGAGCCGCGAACGGGACGCGCTGCTGCACAGCGCCACCGAGGAGTTCCTGCGGTTCTTCACCCCCGCCCAGGGCGACGGGCGGACGGTCTCCCAGGACTGCACGGTCAACGGCACCGAGTTCAAGGAGGGCGACCGGCTCTGGCTGTCGTGGGCGATGGCCAACCGCGACGGGAACGTCTTCGAGGAGCCGCACACGGTCCGTCTCGACCGCACCGGCAACCGGCATAACAGCTTCGGGCTCGGCATCCACCGGTGCATCGGATCGAACCTCGCGCGGGTCGTCTTCAAGATCATGCTGACCGCGGTGCTGGACCGCATGCCCGACTTCGCGTGCGTCGCGGGCGGCGCCGTCCACTACGACTCCACCGGCGTCATCAACGGGATGAAGCACCTGCCCGCGACCTTCACCCCCGGCGAGCGTCGGGGCGCCGGGCTCGACGAGACCATCGCGCGGATGCAGCGCGTCTGTGACGAGCAGCGCCTCGCCGAACCCGTCACCGCCCGCAGGTCACGAGCGGACCTCGATGGGTGA
- a CDS encoding FadR/GntR family transcriptional regulator, which translates to MADGRRNGDRIREKPHRIADELRVLIASGELGEGDALGREAELVERFGVSRPSLREALRILEAEGLVTVVRGVRGGVVVHEPHERMAARTAAHVLQADGVPLADVFEARAQLEPLAARVVAASPGHASAAAELRPLVARQRACLDDPERFHLASAVFHERLVALAGNRTLSIVAEMITELLFRTVTAVGDGGRAVGSPSARRRGLRAQERLIALLEEGDADGAERHWRAYMQGVKRLILGHTGTTVVEVEHHYPAGGAM; encoded by the coding sequence GTGGCGGACGGCAGGCGGAACGGGGACCGGATCCGCGAGAAGCCGCACCGGATCGCCGACGAGCTGCGCGTCCTGATCGCGTCGGGCGAGCTGGGCGAGGGCGACGCGCTCGGCCGCGAGGCCGAGCTGGTCGAGCGGTTCGGGGTGTCGCGGCCGTCGCTGCGCGAGGCGCTGCGCATCCTCGAGGCCGAGGGGCTCGTCACGGTCGTGCGCGGGGTCCGGGGCGGCGTCGTCGTGCACGAGCCGCACGAGCGGATGGCGGCCCGGACGGCCGCGCACGTCCTGCAGGCCGACGGGGTCCCGCTCGCCGACGTGTTCGAGGCCCGCGCGCAGCTCGAGCCGCTGGCGGCCCGGGTGGTGGCGGCGAGCCCCGGCCACGCGTCCGCGGCGGCCGAGCTGCGCCCGCTGGTGGCGCGGCAGCGCGCGTGCCTCGACGACCCGGAGCGGTTCCACCTGGCCAGTGCCGTGTTCCACGAGCGGCTGGTGGCGCTGGCCGGAAACCGGACCCTGAGCATCGTGGCCGAGATGATCACCGAGCTGCTGTTCCGCACGGTCACCGCCGTCGGCGACGGCGGGCGGGCCGTGGGCTCGCCGTCGGCCCGCCGCCGCGGCCTCCGGGCGCAGGAGCGGCTCATCGCGCTGCTGGAGGAGGGCGACGCGGACGGCGCCGAGCGCCACTGGCGGGCGTACATGCAGGGAGTGAAGCGGCTGATCCTCGGCCACACGGGCACGACCGTCGTGGAGGTGGAGCACCATTACCCGGCGGGCGGCGCGATGTGA
- a CDS encoding GMC oxidoreductase has protein sequence MSELSRRSLLAGAAASAGLAVAGAPRAHAAARRRVPVTREEQRAVIIGSGFGGGVAALRFAQAGVRCLLLERGIRWPTGPNAETFPHATSPDKRIFWLGSPSVLGYTPELFAPYTGLLEQVPGNGMDMVVAAGVGGGSLVYQGMTLQPSEAVFNATLPERLDYARMDRDHYRRVERMLRLETAPDELVASPTYKPARIFAEYAERAGEPVSKIPMPIDWDFALRELDGEMKPSYTNGDCSLGVNNGGKHSVDVTYIAAAQATGLVTVATRHNVTDVAMAPDGRWRVFVDRIATDGTVLEKKIITTAALVMAAGTAGTTRLLMRAAAKGRIPDMPDGLGTGWGSNGDRIYTWTNWEDDFGAPQGGPVVYGSLDWDDPASANTVIQASIPPVGNLRSTMIVGYGVSEGRGRFVYDAAKDDAVLHWPKDADNALYQRIHERVTKITGSSSFLIDTTAAYPSTWHPLGGASMGTVCDLDGRVRGHRGLYVLDGALLPGTAAACNPSMTIAAVAERATDGIVARDVGTVF, from the coding sequence ATGTCCGAGCTGAGCCGCCGCTCGCTGCTCGCCGGTGCCGCCGCGAGCGCGGGACTGGCCGTCGCCGGGGCGCCCCGCGCCCACGCCGCCGCCCGCCGCCGCGTCCCGGTGACGCGGGAGGAGCAGCGGGCGGTGATCATCGGGTCCGGGTTCGGCGGGGGCGTCGCGGCGCTGCGGTTCGCGCAGGCCGGGGTGCGGTGCCTCTTGCTGGAACGGGGGATCCGGTGGCCCACCGGGCCCAACGCCGAGACGTTCCCGCACGCCACCTCCCCGGACAAGCGGATCTTCTGGCTCGGCTCCCCCTCGGTGCTCGGGTACACGCCCGAGCTGTTCGCTCCCTACACCGGGCTGCTGGAGCAGGTGCCCGGGAACGGCATGGACATGGTCGTCGCCGCGGGCGTCGGCGGCGGCTCGCTGGTCTACCAGGGCATGACCCTGCAGCCCTCCGAGGCCGTGTTCAACGCCACCCTGCCCGAGCGGCTCGACTACGCGCGGATGGACCGTGACCACTACCGCCGCGTCGAACGCATGCTGCGTCTCGAGACCGCCCCGGACGAGCTGGTCGCCTCCCCCACCTACAAGCCCGCGCGGATCTTCGCCGAGTACGCCGAGCGGGCGGGCGAGCCCGTCTCGAAGATCCCCATGCCGATCGACTGGGACTTCGCCCTGCGCGAGCTCGACGGGGAGATGAAGCCGTCCTACACCAACGGCGACTGCTCGCTCGGCGTCAACAACGGCGGCAAGCACTCGGTGGACGTGACCTACATCGCCGCGGCGCAGGCCACCGGTCTGGTCACCGTCGCCACCCGGCACAACGTCACCGACGTTGCGATGGCCCCGGACGGCCGCTGGCGGGTGTTCGTCGACCGGATCGCCACCGACGGGACCGTCCTGGAGAAGAAGATCATCACCACGGCGGCGCTGGTGATGGCGGCGGGAACGGCGGGCACCACCCGGCTGCTGATGCGCGCGGCGGCCAAGGGCCGGATCCCCGACATGCCCGACGGCCTCGGCACCGGCTGGGGTTCCAACGGCGACCGCATCTACACCTGGACCAACTGGGAGGACGACTTCGGCGCGCCGCAGGGCGGACCGGTCGTGTACGGGAGCCTGGACTGGGACGATCCCGCCTCGGCCAACACCGTCATCCAGGCGTCCATCCCGCCCGTCGGCAACCTCCGCTCCACCATGATCGTCGGGTACGGCGTCAGCGAGGGCCGCGGCCGCTTCGTCTACGACGCGGCCAAGGACGACGCCGTCCTGCACTGGCCCAAGGACGCCGACAACGCCCTCTACCAGCGCATCCACGAACGCGTCACCAAGATCACCGGAAGTTCGTCCTTCCTGATCGACACCACCGCCGCCTACCCCTCCACCTGGCATCCGCTCGGCGGCGCCTCCATGGGCACGGTCTGCGATCTCGACGGACGGGTGCGCGGCCACCGCGGGCTCTACGTGCTGGACGGCGCGCTGCTGCCCGGCACCGCGGCCGCCTGCAACCCCTCCATGACGATCGCCGCCGTCGCCGAACGCGCGACCGACGGGATCGTCGCCCGCGACGTGGGAACCGTGTTCTGA